The window AATCCAACAGGCTTGTCGCTCAAATCCAACTCGCACCCAATAGCCCTAGTGAAATCCCCATTCCCATCAGACAACAACAGAACCTCATCCTTGATATTAAGGTTATCCTTCCACGCCTTCATCACAAAAGCATCATTGACTGAAATACAAGCGATAGTATCAACTCCTTTGGCCTTAAGATCAGCTGATTTCTCGACGAAACCGGGAAGGTGCTTCTGAGAGCAAGTGGGGGTGAAAGCACCAGGTACAGCGAAGAAGACAGCTTTCTTTCCCTTGGTGAGGTCGGAAACAGTGGTGGTTTGGAGCTCGCCGGCGGAGTCTAAGTAGGAAAATGTGGATTCAGGAAGCTTGTCACCGACGGAAATGGTGGCGGAGATGGTGGATTTGGAGGCGGGAGAAGAGGAAAATCGGAGAGGTTTGGGGGAGAGGCGGCGGAGGGAATTGAAAGGAagggaagagaaagagagggcGGTGGGTCTGGCGGAGGGAAAGAGAGAAGTAGtagcaaaagaagaagaagaagaggagaaggaaagagagagcCTTGAGATGGAGAAAGAGACCGCCATTGttgaggagaggagaggagaggagagagatGAGCTTCGAgtggttttgattttggtaaCTTAAAAAGAAGACAACACTTTTCAGGCGGAAACTACAACGTAATGAAATATCACAATAAATATAGGGATCGCCGGCCCGCCCGCCCGATTCAATTCCCCGGCCCGCccgatttttctttctttttctttaatgcaTTCTTTTTTAGACCTTctttaactattattattattattattattaattaattatatattcatgGGGGTTataattctaataatttatCTACATGAAACTTCATATTTACACATGTATACACATTTTTAATGatacttttataataattgaaatgtatttttctttaaaattggAGTTTCAAATTAGGAGCATCAGAAACCAAATTGATCTTGATTTGTAAGtacaaaaccaaaaagtaTAGGCTCgtatcaatttcttttattgaaaaaattaatcaaaattaaattgaaccTCTGTAAGATTAGatatcttttagtttttcttttaacaattatggtgtatatatttattgtttaggAAAAAAAGATACCTGtgtatattttctatttggaaAAGTGtcaatagaaaacaaaagtgtctacttttaatttataagtgaAGAAAGTGATGGCAAAAAGAtacattcaaaacaaaagtgaataagaataaaaatttagaagaaaaaaaaaatgcttaaaaCAGAAAGCCAAACCGAATTAAAATCGACACATTGGTTTTGTTCAACTTTCACTCCTAGTTCAAGTTATTTTACCtctattgttatatatatatatatatatatatatatatatatatatatatatatatatatatatattttttttttttcctaatctATTTAAACCTAGTTTAACTAAAGGGTCAAATCAAAACATTTCCAAcaagaatttaaatatgaatgcTCCTACTTGTCACGCACTAGCTTCTCCTAACAATGATACTTTAcgtaagaaaaaataaacaaagcaTAAAGCACAAACAATTCTGTACCTTTTTGGttataaacttttaactttatttcttaaaaggaACTTTTGTTAATCTTACTTTGTACTTTCGAAAAGTTTGTTTAGTTTCCAGTTTCCATCCTCTAACagtcaaaattttaagtactatttgacaatttttttaacaaattcaGAGAATTATGCCAACATTTTAATCAAaaggaattaagaaaaatgacaaatggACTAAAAtgatccttttttaaaaaatgtgaatattaaattgaacaaaaaaataattgtaagagatcaaaactaacaaaaacGTAAAAATATTAGTGagtaattaaacaaaattttgttataaaaaattgacttCTAAACTTCTATGatacaactatttttttttcaaattttggagagTAAATTATcacattaaataataataaatctcAACATTGGCGTAGTAGATGGAGAAGACTAACCACACGAGAAAGAATTAGAAGAGAAGAATTGAGCCTATAACTCACAATGAATATTATGTCCAGACAAAAGTTGAACCTAACCACCTATTATTTGATCattccttttaatttatttttgaaagaaaacatgcAAACAACAGAAAGACTACAAATTTCCCAGAACCTCGTAGGCCCAAGAAGATGAAGACAAAGTTGAGAGAGCGTGGTTAGACAAAGTTCAAGAGTTCTCAAcgttctttaaattttaaaaacaaaatatacaaatgtATTCGGTTAGTCAAAATTGAGAATGACTTTTACTTGATTCTAGTTAAATCACTAGTTGACCCAAACACTTGaaccaattaaaaatttgtagaatATCCAACAGGTGAATCATTGTTAATCGAAGAAGAAATGACACTAAAAACCGGTTTGAACATGACATCCTTCGATACCATGTTACTAACCATTCCGGTAATGTTACCGGTCTTCAAAAGCCCCCCTATCTTCCAAACAACACCTAAGAAAATTAACCAGATAAAACTACCCAGCTTTCTATCAACAAAGTTGTCAACAAGTTAACCAAGACCAAGAGCTAATGGttatttcatcttcttcatctttcatGTCCAATGTCAacccaaaaataaaaggaaaaaaagacaGGAGAGAaggcaataataataaagataacTCCAGGCTCCAGCTAAGtaatattaaacaatattCTACTGgatctaaaaaaattctacAGCACACACAACGTCCAAAACGAGCCATTCACAAGTAACTAGAGCTTACGATAGTAATAAGATTTGAAATCACACCtgaatatttagaaaatgaacCTCAAAAGGATGGGGGTAGAAAATTCACAACCATCCAGTATCGTGATTCTGATTTGATATACTGGTCAGGTTGAGCTGATCCATGCACCATATTCCTCCTAAAACAATAACCTGATCACTTATCGGCTGTGTGCTTGGCTTTTGTGTGGGATTGTAACGCAGTTTCTGAGCCGAATGTCCTTcaattaaagtttattttcacTATTAAATTGAAGTTGTTAACAATCTTAATTCTCTCCATGGAGTTAGGAAAATAGGCAGCATGAGTTACCTGTTGCAAGTTTTGCAAGAGAATGCGGCATTTGCTGATTTGGGAGTCTGctgtttatttttgtcattagCAGCGGCCATTTTCCCGGCCTTCTTTGAAGGATGAGGAGTAGCTACATGAGCAACCCCTTTCTTGCCATCtgcaaaattatatatatataatatatatatatacacaaagaaaaatcaaattcaaaatttaaaatacaaaacccCATCTTAGCAATTTGTTTAAGAGTTCAAGAATTTGAAGTCCATCCCCAACCGTACAAGAATGAAACAACATGAATTCCAAGCAAAAAGTACTAATATGATAAGAAACACAGGTCAACTTCACATCTACAGTAGCAATATAAAGGGGCAATAGAGAAGAAACAAACCAGTTTTCTGAGGAGTGACGAGTTTTGCCTTCTTATCGGGAGCAGGCGTTTTATTAGCAGAATCTAAAGGTCTCTTCTTGCTTGCTTCAGCCTTCAATggtttcaataattatttgattaagaaatagcaaataaaggaaaagaatatCTAACTTAACCCAATCAATTGACTTCATTTCTCACCattaaaatttggtttcttacccaaaagtaataataacaatgaggGAAAGATGGCAGCCTCATACCTTTTTTGGTGTCTGCTCATCCTCTTCCAAACTGTCATCCGAGTCCTCATCAGAGTCTTCACTATCGACTCCAGAAGactcattttcatcatcatcgctatcatcttcttcacctccattttcattctaaaggaaacaaatgaagatgaagaaagttgaaattaaTTGGCCATATTGGTAGAGTAAATATTATGGTACAAAATTTCCTCATATGCTTCAGATCATTGCTAATATCAAGTAGCTCAGAACGAACAATGCTCCAGTGATTATATTTATGACCATTGTACATGGTAAATATTGAAAGACGTCAAATTATCACACTTGACATGAGGTGAAAAGTTATAAATGGgaaggtttaaattgattaactTATGAAAGtaaattgataatattattatttgggtttctaaaattgataatattattattgggtttctaaaattgaaaatactaTTATTTGGGTTTCAAATTAATGCAACCCCAAAAATTAGaagcataaaataaaattgttttaagaaCAGCCAAATTCAatcaagatttaaaaatttctcgCCATGGAAGGCATGGAGCTCTACTGTGTATGGTGCCGAGAACCAGTGACCTGTCTTGGAGGCAGTGGTGGatccaaaaaatttattgacagGGGGGCTTCGAGTTGTaacttagagaaaaaataaaaatctggaaaaaaaattacatagaGAAGACTTGAACTTTGGATGGAAGAGGGGCTGACAAGCATAGTTACCACTAAACTTCCTACAAATAttgaacattaattaattttgtttatacatatcatataaagacaataaagttGAGGGGGGGCCGGCCCGTCGGGCCTATACTAAATCTGTCGGTGCTTGGAGGTATGATGTTTGCCTCCACGTAAAGGAATATACCAAATTTGTGAAAAGAGAGGACCCGGATAGTAGCAAGTAGCAAGTTGTTTTTAATAAGTTAGCTATACTACTATTATTTTGTAGAAAAAGAGGACCCATGCAGCaagtttttctaaataatttacaCTATTAATATGGTTTGGATGTGAAGGAATTATTGACCGGTAATTTACCCTATTCTGCCAAAATGCTGTTGATTTTAGGCCGTTATATTGCCACgaacaaagaaaatgaggagagctaaattaattaagtttgctCCCTTCCTTGTCATGAatcttctttcaaaaataaattttcacaCTTGGAAGTATAATGTAAAATGGCATCTAAGAGTACCTCATTATCTGTGCTCTCCTCATCCtcgtcatcatcttcatcagAACTGTCTTTATTCTTCTTACTGTCAATATTTGAATTAGAGGCAACTTTGCTTGGTTCTACAATCTGCACTTTTTTCTTGGTTCCAGAAGTATCAGGCTTTGCATCTTTCTTAGGCTCTGGCTCTGGCTCTGGCTTTCCTGCACCAAAGTATAATAGCCTATGTCACTAAGTTTAGTTAAATGACACATGTACAAGAAAGTCTAGAGAGTAAACATCACCATTGTCCGTGACAGCTAGAGGAAAATCCTCTTCAGAATCAGTAtctgaaattgaaaaatagcaaTCCAGAACACTTAATCATtggtttaaaagaaataaaaaggaagTACTAATGACAGCAAGTTGAGAAACAACTTACAAGTAGATTCCTCCgtggaaatggaaaaaactcAAACTAGTCAAGAAAACAACATAGAAAATGCAAATCAagcaattaaacaaaatagtatgaaaataagtttaaaaaataaaactaaaatgatttagGCCCCGCTTGACAATAATTTCGtctttagaattttgtttattaaatttatgctTGTTTCTTCCTAATTTCTCAATTAGGGGTTTCAcctttcttaaagaaaaactcGAGCTCCTGCTTCctattcaaaatctaaaaacaaaaacaaaacttggCTAGGTACTTGAAAACACTAGTCGAAACTTTGAAGGGATAACCATACATTAAAATTGATGTATAGaagtaatatttataagcttaattttcaaaaataaaaaaccaaaaaccaaaatcgAGAAGAGCCTTAAGAATTCAGATAAAGGATATTCTTCTGGAAGGAGAGATGTATATCCTGTAAAGTGCACACTTCCGTTTTTCCAATTATGAGATAGCTCAAATTCTTTGTcaaacacaagatcaaaagaCACTTGTGGGAATTTCTCCGAGGATAGTGTCCCCAGAACAAGCTTTTGATTGCCAACCTTGACATATAGGACAACCGGTTCACTTCCTTTGCTCTTGGACTCTCCAAGACAGGCCTGTGGAGAATACATAACTCAACTACTGCCCTACAGATTTCTTAAGAACAGATCAACAAATTAGCACAAATGATACCTGCGACAGATGCAGTATCTTCTCCTCTCCAGGACTCACCAAGAGAGGTTCTCCAACTTTAACCTCAGCACCTGCAAAACATAACAATAACACTAATTTTAGGAAAAACATAGAATCACAACATAATTGACCGTATACTAACATGCTTCAATTAAGTTAGTAGACATGTAATAGAACCAAGTCATACTTCCAACATATAAAACAACTCTTGGTTTCCAGCAGAAATTGTTTTCTTGATCCCTCATCTCCAGCAAGATAGTTATtaacaacaaacaattaaGAACAATTTGGAAAGTTCGAAATCATCAGGCAATAATCCTTTTTCCCAAACTATTAGTTCAAAACACACGCGCGCACATGATAAGATCAAGTAGAAACTCGTGAATTAGCCAAAATAAGAGAGATTACCAAAACGGCTGCACATAAGCAATCTTAAACACAGAACCCATGTAAATTAACCATGCAcgtcaaaattcaaacaaccCAAGTTCAAGATCACGTATCTGTAAAAAGAAGCGACTCTACAATTGTTCAAGTACTGTTTCCATTC of the Cucumis sativus cultivar 9930 chromosome 3, Cucumber_9930_V3, whole genome shotgun sequence genome contains:
- the LOC101207816 gene encoding peroxiredoxin-2E-2, chloroplastic encodes the protein MAVSFSISRLSLSFSSSSSSFATTSLFPSARPTALSFSSLPFNSLRRLSPKPLRFSSSPASKSTISATISVGDKLPESTFSYLDSAGELQTTTVSDLTKGKKAVFFAVPGAFTPTCSQKHLPGFVEKSADLKAKGVDTIACISVNDAFVMKAWKDNLNIKDEVLLLSDGNGDFTRAIGCELDLSDKPVGLGVRSRRYALLAEDGVVKILNLEEGGAFTFSSAEDILKAL
- the LOC101207572 gene encoding histone deacetylase HDT1 isoform X1, giving the protein MEFWGAEVKVGEPLLVSPGEEKILHLSQACLGESKSKGSEPVVLYVKVGNQKLVLGTLSSEKFPQVSFDLVFDKEFELSHNWKNGSVHFTGYTSLLPEEEESTYTDSEEDFPLAVTDNGKPEPEPEPKKDAKPDTSGTKKKVQIVEPSKVASNSNIDSKKNKDSSDEDDDEDEESTDNENENGGEEDDSDDDENESSGVDSEDSDEDSDDSLEEDEQTPKKAEASKKRPLDSANKTPAPDKKAKLVTPQKTDGKKGVAHVATPHPSKKAGKMAAANDKNKQQTPKSANAAFSCKTCNRTFGSETALQSHTKAKHTADK
- the LOC101207572 gene encoding histone deacetylase HDT1 isoform X2, yielding MEFWGAEVKVGEPLLVSPGEEKILHLSQACLGESKSKGSEPVVLYVKVGNQKLVLGTLSSEKFPQVSFDLVFDKEFELSHNWKNGSVHFTGYTSLLPEEEESTYTDSEEDFPLAVTDNGKPEPEPEPKKDAKPDTSGTKKKVQIVEPSKVASNSNIDSKKNKDSSDEDDDEDEESTDNENENGGEEDDSDDDENESSGVDSEDSDEDSDDSLEEDEQTPKKAEASKKRPLDSANKTPAPDKKAKLVTPQKTDGKKGVAHVATPHPSKKAGKMAAANDKNKQQTPKSANAAFSCKTCNSENKL